One window of the Vigna radiata var. radiata cultivar VC1973A chromosome 1, Vradiata_ver6, whole genome shotgun sequence genome contains the following:
- the LOC106762706 gene encoding uncharacterized protein LOC106762706, whose amino-acid sequence MKKINLIKTLLDNQFQIKDLGELKYFLGFEVDRSKKGIHLCQRKYALDILEETGMLGSKPSSTPYLSNNNSLYKTKDYMDNPSDYRRLIGKLFYLTNTRPNLCFTVNLLSQFMQEPTKHHYQALQHILRYVKSSPSEGLFFASDSSIQVKGFSDSDWATCPNTRRSTTGYCIFLGSSLVFWRSKKQTIVSRSSTEAEYRALTATVCEMQWLHYLLQDLEVKPIATPVLYCDNDSTRHIAHNQSFHERTEYIELNCHVVCEKIQAKFLYLFPIRSEEQLADVFTKFPHCTCFKSIIPKLGRVNIHHPT is encoded by the coding sequence ATGAAAAAGATCAATCTCATAAAGACTCTTTTGGACAATCAATTCCAGATTAAAGATCTAGGAGAACTTAAGTACTTTCTAGGCTTTGAAGTGGATAGATCTAAGAAAGGAATACATCTATGTCAGAGGAAGTATGCTCTTGACATTCTTGAAGAAACAGGGATGCTAGGAAGCAAACCTAGCTCTACACCCTATTTGAGCAACAACAACTCTTTATACAAAACAAAGGACTATATGGATAATCCCAGTGATTATCGAAGGCTGATAGGGAAGCTATTTTACCTTACTAATACTAGACcgaatttatgttttacagtTAACCTTTTGAGTCAGTTTATGCAGGAACCAACCAAGCACCATTACCAGGCCTTGCAACATATTCTCAGATATGTCAAGTCAAGTCCTTCTGAAGGACTCTTCTTTGCTTCCGATTCCAGTATACAGGTAAAGGGATTCAGCGATTCGGACTGGGCCACCTGCCCCAATACGAGGAGGTCCACTACTGGGTACTGCATTTTCTTGGGTAGTTCTCTCGTCTTTTGGAGATCGAAGAAGCAAACTATTGTCTCGAGATCTTCTACAGAGGCTGAATACAGAGCTCTAACTGCCACGGTCTGTGAGATGCAATGGTTACACTATCTCCTCCAAGACCTTGAAGTCAAACCGATAGCTACGCCTGTCTTATATTGTGACAATGACTCAACCAGGCACATAGCTCATAATCAAAGCTTTCATGAGCGAACGGAGTATATAGAGTTGAATTGTCATGTCGTATGTGAGAAAATACAAGCCAAGTTTCTTTATTTGTTCCCTATTCGGTCAGAAGAACAACTTGCAGATGTTTTCACTAAATTTCCTCACTGCACTTGTTTCAAATCCATTATTCCCAAGCTTGGAAGAGTGAATATTCACCATCCAACTTGA
- the LOC106772125 gene encoding carboxylesterase 1 yields MSNETIDPYHRLQIQPNPDGTFTRLNGLAIPHTAPSSDPSLPIPVLTKDITINPHNHTWLRLFLPRTLLSSSNPNKLPLILFFHGSGFVLLSAASSVFHDFCVQIADSAQAIVASIDYRLAPEHRLPAAYDDGAEALRWIGNCKDEWLRQYADYSKCYLMGNSAGATIAYQTGLRAVEEVNDLDRVKIQGLILRQPFFGGVQRTESELRLENNPLLPLSVTDSMWELALPTGADRDHEYCSVRAGNGVEKFEKMRELGWRVLVSGNNGDPLVDRDKELVQLMEGKGVKVVKDFQEEGCHGVELFDPLKANQFIDLVKQFINPICV; encoded by the exons ATGTCCAACGAAACCATTGACCCCTACCACCGTCTCCAAATCCAGCCCAACCCCGATGGCACCTTCACTCGCCTCAACGGTCTCGCAATTCCACACACTGCACCCTCTTCAGACCCCTCTCTTCCCATTCCAGTTCTCACCAAAGACATCACCATCAACCCACACAACCACACATGGCTGCGCTTATTCCTACCACGAACATTACTCTCCTCTTCCAACCCCAACAAGCTTCCTCTCATCCTTTTCTTTCATGGAAGCGGATTCGTGCTGCTCAGTGCAGCTTCCTCCGTGTTCCATGATTTTTGCGTCCAAATTGCCGATTCTGCTCAGGCCATTGTAGCCTCCATCGACTACCGTCTCGCACCGGAGCACCGACTTCCAGCAGCCTACGACGATGGTGCTGAAGCGCTGCGGTGGATTGGAAACTGCAAAGATGAGTGGTTGCGTCAGTACGCTGATTATTCTAAGTGTTATCTTATGGGAAATAGTGCTGGGGCAACTATCGCTTACCAGACAG GTCTACGTGCAGTTGAAGAGGTGAACGATCTTGATCGAGTGAAGATCCAAGGGTTGATATTGCGTCAACCATTCTTCGGTGGAGTGCAGAGGACAGAATCAGAGTTAAGGCTGGAGAATAACCCACTCCTTCCTCTAAGTGTTACGGATTCGATGTGGGAGTTGGCACTACCAACTGGTGCTGATCGTGACCATGAATATTGCAGTGTAAGGGCTGGAAATGGGGTTGAGAAATTTGAGAAGATGAGGGAACTTGGTTGGAGGGTGCTGGTGAGTGGCAACAATGGTGACCCATTGGTGGATCGTGATAAGGAGTTGGTGCAATTGATGGAAGGAAAAGGGGTGAAAGTGGTGAAGGATTTTCAAGAAGAAGGTTGTCATGGAGTTGAACTCTTTGACCCATTGAAAGCAAACCAGTTCATTGATTTGGTTAAACAGTTCATTAATCCAATCTGTGTTTAG
- the LOC111242061 gene encoding uncharacterized protein LOC111242061, translated as MVISHTGVIRTEVNGVKIKISPKLFNEITSLPSNGARFEGCIVDDWKEDYNSVSGREFVRRDDAEILPRLTAGQMKVQHRILHYVLTRILIPRSTNIGQPTEEDIMLIWALFNGKEINWGHLIRYKMKKALKDKAKLLYPHLITMFLERFEVPFDNDSVTEIMCKQKMGYDTIRSFGYVQNEDREWVVQKQNTPNAEDEATEDEDNDDDNSSTTLSDVMNRIDQVQTFVASRLDGIQTRFDQLESTMGTRYDNFQTQFGNIDTAIGSMEEELQHLRMRFDNAPQP; from the coding sequence ATGGTCATTTCTCACACTGGAGTGATTCGAACAGAGGTAAAtggtgtgaaaataaaaattagccCTAAACTCTTTAATGAGATTACCTCTCTCCCATCCAATGGTGCTCGTTTTGAAGGATGTATTGTGGATGACTGGAAAGAAGACTATAATTCCGTAAGTGGTAGGGAATTTGTCCGTAGAGATGATGCTGAAATACTTCCGAGGTTAACTGCAGGGCAAATGAAGGTTCAACATAGGATTTTACATTACGTTCTTACAAGGATTTTAATTCCTCGCTCAACCAACATTGGACAACCAACTGAAGAGGATATTATGCTGATCTGGGCCCTTTTCAATGGTAAGGAAATTAACTGGGGACATCTTATAAGGTACAAGATGAAGAAGGCATTAAAGGACAAAGCCAAACTACTTTATCCTCATTTGATAACAATGTTTTTGGAACGCTTTGAAGTTCCTTTTGACAATGATTCTGTGACAGAAATTATGTGCAAGCAAAAGATGGGATATGATACTATTCGGTCATTTGGTTATGTGCAGAACGAAGACAGAGAGTGGGtagtacaaaaacaaaatacccCCAATGCTGAAGATGAAGCCACAGAAGATGAAGACAATGATGATGACAATTCTTCTACAACACTAAGTGATGTCATGAATCGTATAGATCAAGTGCAGACATTCGTCGCCTCTAGATTGGATGGAATACAAACTCGTTTTGATCAATTGGAGAGTACGATGGGCACAAGATATGACAACTTCCAAACGCAATTTGGAAACATCGACACGGCCATTGGGAGCATGGAGGAGGAACTGCAGCACCTCCGCATGCGCTTTGATAATGCTCCTCAACCTTGA